From a single Brassica napus cultivar Da-Ae chromosome C9, Da-Ae, whole genome shotgun sequence genomic region:
- the LOC106424718 gene encoding uncharacterized protein LOC106424718 — MGQSCFFRVFLVSSLILLIFFSTAMGRNLRTTKLSGVHSTAELFPSKDGIVRNMIELMDYTPPESNTNWSGFVATPPPQSPPLP, encoded by the exons ATGGGTCAATCTTGTTTCTTCAGAGTTTTCCTTGTTTCCTCTCTTATACTACTTATATTCTTCTCCACTG CCATGGGGAGAAACTTGCGAACTACAAAGTTGTCAGGAGTTCACAGCACTGCTGAGCTATTTCCTTCCAAG GATGGCATTGTGCGGAATATGATTGAGCTGATGGACTACACGCCGCCGGAGTCCAACACCAATTGGAGTGGTTTCGTCGCCACTCCTCCTCCCCAATCTCCTCCACTTCCATAA
- the LOC106424780 gene encoding uncharacterized protein At5g19025-like: protein MVHLQSSISVVEQSPIMANSSDLHKPRASRKSSSSSSSICCDGSPSAAIDVLILIAVVTSSGFLIFPYIRFIAVKSVEIFSDVSCIVKEEILRNPDPVVYGLIALSVSCTALSAWMIVILVSSRNKCGKPDCRGLGKANAEFDIQLETEDCVKGGSSSSVVSKKGLFELPRDHHRELEAELKKMAPINGRAVLVFRAKCGCSVGRLEVPGPKKQQRKIKK, encoded by the coding sequence ATGGTACATCTCCAGAGCTCAATCTCCGTCGTCGAACAATCACCGATCATGGCCAACTCATCAGACCTTCACAAGCCAAGAGCCAGCCgtaaatcatcatcatcatcatcatcaatctgCTGCGACGGATCTCCATCGGCAGCCATCGACGTCCTGATCTTGATCGCCGTCGTCACGTCCTCGGGGTTCTTGATCTTCCCTTACATCAGATTCATCGCGGTCAAGTCCGTGGAGATCTTCTCCGACGTCTCGTGTATAGTCAAGGAAGAGATTCTCCGCAACCCCGACCCGGTTGTCTACGGGCTGATCGCGTTGAGCGTCTCGTGCACGGCGTTGTCCGCTTGGATGATTGTTATACTCGTGTCTAGTCGGAATAAATGTGGGAAGCCTGATTGCAGAGGGCTGGGGAAGGCTAATGCGGAGTTTGATATTCAGCTGGAGACGGAGGATTGTGTTAAAGGTGGATCGAGCTCGAGTGTTGTTAGCAAGAAGGGGCTGTTTGAGTTGCCTCGTGATCACCACCGTGAGTTGGAGGCGGAGTTGAAGAAGATGGCTCCGATTAATGGGAGGGCTGTGTTGGTTTTTAGGGCGAAGTGTGGGTGTTCGGTTGGGAGGTTGGAGGTTCCTGGTCCTAAGAAGCAGCAAAGGAAGATCAAGaaatga
- the LOC106424771 gene encoding KH domain-containing protein HEN4, which produces MSPEHRDTHWKRSRPQSDDDDNGENKRRHRGCGDDRDSPAIDTVFRYLCPVKKIGSVIGRGGDIVKQLRMETKAKIKIGEAVPGCDERVVTIFSASDATNDGGDGERVLFSPAQDALFRVHDRVVAADGGDGSDGERNVTAKMLVPSDQIGCVLGRGGQVVQNIRSETGAHIRIIKDRNMPLCALSSDELIQISGEVLIVKKALHQIASRLHENPSRTQNLLSSAPPLMSHSGGPRIVGIAPLMDPYARDLSRPLYQTLRNEPPAATDFYIRLVSPADNIAGVIGKGGALINQLRQETRATIKVDSARTDGNDCLITISAREVFDDTYSPTIEAAMRLQSKCSDKVERDSGLVSFTTRLLVPSSRIGCLLGKGGAIITEMRRMTKANIRVLGKDNLPKVASEDDEMVQISGELDVAKDALIQITSRLRANVFDRDGSVSTLMPVLPYVPVALDAGDRLDYDRRDSRRAERPNHYPGGYGSSGLSEGYSRYGAPVGGSSSTQYGVYGGYASGRSGSSGLSSYSSSLRRRNYDY; this is translated from the exons ATGTCACCGGAGCATAGAGATACACATTGGAAGAGGTCTCGTCCCCAATCTGACGACGATGACAACGGTGAAAACAAAAGGAGACATCGTGGCTGCGGTGACGACAGAGACTCTCCTGCGATTGACACTGTGTTCCGTTACCTCTGCCCTGTTAAAAAAATTGGGAGTGTCATTGGGAGAGGAGGAGACATCGTGAAGCAGCTGAGGATGGAGACTAAGGCGAAGATTAAGATAGGAGAGGCTGTTCCAGGGTGTGATGAGCGCGTGGTTACGATCTTTAGCGCTAGTGATGCGACCAATGATGGTGGAGATGGAGAGAGAGTTCTTTTTTCTCCTGCGCAGGATGCTTTGTTCAGGGTTCATGATAGAGTAGTAGCTGCGGATGGTGGAGATGGATCTGATGGAGAGAGGAATGTTACAGCCAAGATGCTTGTTCCTTCGGATCAGATTGGGTGTGTGCTTGGGAGAGGTGGACAAGTTGTTCAGAACATTCGGAGTGAGACTGGTGCTCACATTCGTATAATCAAGGACAGGAACATGCCTCTTTGTGCCCTGAGTTCAGATGAGCTTATTCAA atatctGGAGAAGTGCTGATTGTTAAGAAGGCTCTGCATCAGATTGCTTCCCGCCTCCATGAGAATCCTTCACGCACTCAGAACCTTCTTTCCTCTGCTCCTCCACTCATGAGCCATTCCGGTGGTCCTCGAATTGTGGGGATAGCCCCGCTGATGGATCCATATGCGAGAGATTTGTCACGCCCTTTATACCAAACTCTTAGAAACGAACCACCGGCGGCTACAGATTTTTATATCCGGCTAGTCTCGCCGGCTGATAATATTGCAGGTGTTATTGGTAAAGGCGGTGCTCTGATCAATCAGCTTCGACAGGAAACGAGAGCGACCATTAAAGTTGATAGCGCTAGAACCGATGGAAACGATTGTTTGATAACTATATCAGCAAGAGAG GTTTTCGATGATACTTATTCCCCAACCATCGAAGCAGCTATGAGGCTGCAGTCAAAATGCAGCGACAAGGTGGAGAGAGACTCTGGACTTGTTTCGTTCACGACTCGCCTTCTTGTGCCGAGTTCTAGGATTGGTTGTCTTCTTGGTAAAGGAGGAGCTATCATCACCGAGATGAGGAGAATGACCAAAGCTAACATCCGCGTACTAGGGAAGGATAATCTTCCTAAAGTTGCATCTGAAGATGATGAGATGGTTCAG atttCTGGAGAACTTGATGTTGCCAAGGATGCTCTCATACAAATTACATCAAGACTAAGAGCCAATGTGTTTGACCGGGACGGTTCTGTTTCTACACTCATGCCGGTCTTGCCTTATGTTCCTGTTGCGCTAGATGCTGGTGATAGATTGGACTATGATAGGAGAGATAGCAGAAGAGCTGAACGCCCGAATCATTATCCTGGTGGTTATGGCTCAAGTGGCTTGTCTGAAGGTTATTCGCGTTATGGTGCACCA GTTGGTGGTAGTAGTAGTACTCAATATGGAGTGTATGGAGGTTATGCATCTGGACGCAGTGGCAGTTCTGG GTTATCCAGCTATTCCTCTAGCCTTCGACGCAGAAACTATGATTATTAG
- the LOC106424637 gene encoding ATP-dependent zinc metalloprotease FTSH 6, chloroplastic has protein sequence MKMASSTSALSLPLSNIPTCINKSQEFPKSTHLSKSSHSHNPLLKTKTPDSKLTKRALLSLTALGLTSPLVLAHPAKAEPEAPIEAASNRMSYSRFLHHLEENEVKKVDLFENGTVAIAEISNPALRKIQRVRVNLPGLPVDLLRKMKEKNVDFAAHPVDVNWGAFLLNFLGNFGVPLVLLGSLLLAFPRTPSGPNLPFGLGRSKAKFQMEPNTGITFDDVAGVDEAKQDFEEIVEFLKTPEKFSALGAKIPKGVLLTGPPGTGKTLLAKAIAGEAGVPFFSLSGSEFIEMFVGVGASRVRDLFNKAKANSPCLVFIDEIDAVGRIRGTGLGGGNDEREQTLNQILTEMDGFAGNTGVLVIAATNRPEILDAALVRPGRFDRQVSVGLPDIRGREEILKVYSKTKKLDKEVSLSVIAMRTPGFSGADLANLMNEAAILAGRRGQEKITPKEIDDSIDRIAAGMEGTKMIDGKSKAIVAYHEVGHAVCATLTEGHDPVQKVTLIPRGQARGLTWFLPGEDPTLVSKQQLFARIVGGLGGRAAEDVIFGEPEITTGAAGDLQQITQIARQMVTMFGMSEIGPWALTDPATMQSDVVLRMLARSSMSEKLAKEIDQCVKKIIDNAYQIAKNHVRNNREAIDKLVDVLLDKETLTGDEFRAILSEYTHQPLKTEDRVRIKDLISV, from the exons ATGAAAATGGCCTCTTCAACGTCAGCTTtgtctctccctctctctaacATCCCAACCTGTATTAATAAGTCCCAAGAGTTTCCAAAATCAACTCATCTATCTAAATCCAGCCATAGTCATAATCCTCTTCTCAAAACTAAAACTCCAGACTCTAAACTCACCAAGAGAGCCTTGCTGAGCTTAACTGCCTTGGGGCTTACGTCACCTCTAGTATTGGCTCATCCCGCAAAGGCTGAACCAGAAGCTCCCATCGAAGCTGCTTCCAACAGAATGTCGTACTCGAGGTTTCTGCACCATCTGGAAGAGAATGAAGTGAAGAAAGTTGACTTGTTCGAGAATGGGACTGTTGCCATCGCAGAGATCTCCAATCCAGCGTTAAGAAAGATCCAGAGGGTTAGGGTTAACCTTCCAGGTTTACCGGTTGATCTACTCAGgaagatgaaggagaagaaCGTAGACTTCGCTGCTCATCCGGTAGATGTGAACTGGGGAGCTTTCTTGCTCAACTTCTTGGGGAATTTTGGGGTTCCTTTGGTCTTACTTGGCTCTCTGCTATTAGCATTTCCTAGAACCCCTAGTGGACCCAACTTGCCTTTTGGCCTTGGAAG AAGCAAAGCTAAGTTTCAGATGGAACCAAACACAGGGATAACATTCGACGACGTTGCAGGAGTAGACGAAGCCAAGCAAGACTTCGAAGAGATAGTAGAATTCTTGAAAACACCAGAGAAATTCTCAGCCTTGGGTGCTAAAATCCCAAAAGGTGTCTTGTTGACAGGACCGCCGGGAACCGGAAAGACTCTCCTGGCCAAGGCCATAGCCGGAGAAGCTGGAGTTCCGTTCTTCTCATTGTCTGGTTCGGAGTTCATAGAGATGTTTGTTGGTGTAGGAGCATCTAGGGTTAGAGACTTGTTCAACAAGGCAAAGGCTAACTCACCCTGTTTAGTGTTCATTGATGAGATTGATGCTGTTGGGAGAATAAGGGGAACCGGTTTAGGAGGAGGAAACGACGAACGTGAGCAGACGCTAAACCAGATTTTAACTGAAATGGACGGGTTTGCGGGGAATACCGGAGTGCTCGTGATAGCTGCAACGAACAGGCCAGAGATTTTAGACGCTGCTTTGGTCCGACCAGGGAGATTCGATAGGCAG GTTTCCGTTGGTTTACCGGATATCAGAGGAAGAGAGGAGATATTAAAAGTTTACAGCAAAACCAAGAAACTTGACAAAGAAGTGTCTTTGAGCGTGATCGCCATGAGAACTCCTGGTTTTAGTGGGGCTGACCTGGCGAACCTCATGAACGAAGCTGCGATTCTCGCCGGAAGAAGAGGACAAGAGAAGATTACCCCTAAAGAGATTGACGACTCCATTGATCGGATTGCCGCCGGAATGGAAGGGACGAAGATGATCGACGGTAAAAGCAAAGCGATTGTGGCGTACCATGAAGTTGGACATGCAGTCTGTGC GACATTGACTGAGGGTCACGACCCGGTTCAGAAAGTAACATTGATTCCTAGAGGTCAAGCACGTGGTCTCACGTGGTTCTTACCGGGAGAAGACCCCACGTTGGTTTCTAAACAGCAGTTGTTCGCTAGAATCGTCGGAGGACTAGGAGGCAGAGCCGCCGAGGATGTAATTTTTGGAGAACCAGAGATAACCACCGGAGCTGCGGGCGATCTCCAGCAAATAACACAGATCGCAAGACAG ATGGTGACGATGTTTGGTATGTCGGAGATTGGTCCGTGGGCTCTAACCGATCCAGCGACCATGCAAAGCGACGTCGTTCTAAGGATGCTCGCGAGAAGCTCCATGTCCGAGAAGCTTGCCAAAGAAATCGATCAATGCGTGAAGAAAATAATTGATAATGCTTACCAGATTGCCAAGAACCACGTGAGGAATAACAGAGAAGCCATAGACAAGCTTGTTGATGTCTTGTTGGACAAGGAAACCTTAACTGGAGACGAGTTTCGAGCAATCCTGTCTGAATACACTCATCAACCGTTAAAAACCGAGGATAGAGTTCGAATCAAAGATTTGATTAGTGTGtaa